From the Candidatus Binatia bacterium genome, one window contains:
- the rpsP gene encoding 30S ribosomal protein S16, which yields MATTIRLARHGSKKRPFYRIVVADSRAPRDGRRLDQIGYYDPTRNPAVVHIDEAKLNTWLQRGAQVSLTVSQLIHRVRRSQGAASEAIGSAPQAGEAEA from the coding sequence ATGGCAACCACAATCCGCTTAGCCCGGCACGGATCGAAGAAACGCCCTTTTTACCGCATCGTTGTGGCGGATTCGCGCGCGCCGCGCGACGGGCGCCGGTTAGACCAAATCGGGTACTACGATCCGACCCGCAACCCGGCGGTTGTACACATTGACGAGGCGAAGCTGAACACGTGGTTGCAGCGCGGAGCACAGGTGAGCTTGACGGTATCGCAGTTGATTCATCGGGTTCGCCGGTCGCAAGGCGCGGCGAGCGAAGCGATCGGGTCGGCACCACAAGCTGGGGAGGCAGAAGCATGA
- a CDS encoding KH domain-containing protein: protein MKELVQVLAKHLVTKPDAVEVRETQGETASVVELKVAREDLGRIIGKQGRMAKSIRTILNAAASRANRKVILEIIEEK, encoded by the coding sequence ATGAAGGAACTGGTTCAGGTTTTGGCGAAGCACTTGGTCACGAAGCCGGACGCCGTCGAGGTGCGGGAAACGCAGGGGGAGACCGCTTCCGTGGTGGAGCTGAAGGTGGCGCGGGAGGACCTGGGGCGGATTATCGGCAAGCAGGGGCGGATGGCGAAGTCGATTCGCACCATCCTCAACGCCGCGGCGTCGCGTGCCAATCGCAAAGTCATTCTCGAAATCATCGAAGAAAAGTAA
- the rimM gene encoding ribosome maturation factor RimM (Essential for efficient processing of 16S rRNA): MRIGKIVGLHALAGEVRLLPDNPDAAVLPPGTNVELRRPGEVRSAEVRGARRHQRLLLLQFAGVEDRSTAEQYRDFEVWIRTEQLPLAGANEYYYFELEGMEVYTTAGAWLGVVTSVMPTAAADVLVIQGKEKEYLVPMVGQFVKSIDRTTRRVCIDPIPGLLEP, translated from the coding sequence GTGCGCATCGGCAAAATTGTCGGGTTGCATGCTTTAGCAGGGGAAGTGCGCCTGCTGCCGGATAATCCAGACGCGGCGGTACTCCCACCTGGAACCAACGTCGAATTGCGGCGCCCTGGCGAGGTGCGCTCGGCCGAGGTGCGCGGCGCCCGACGCCATCAGCGCCTGCTGTTGCTGCAGTTTGCTGGCGTGGAGGATCGCTCGACGGCCGAGCAGTATCGCGACTTCGAAGTTTGGATCCGTACCGAGCAACTGCCGCTGGCCGGTGCCAACGAGTACTACTACTTCGAACTCGAAGGCATGGAGGTATACACCACGGCCGGTGCATGGCTTGGAGTCGTGACCTCGGTGATGCCCACTGCAGCCGCCGATGTGCTGGTGATTCAGGGCAAGGAAAAGGAGTACCTCGTGCCGATGGTGGGGCAGTTCGTGAAGTCCATCGACCGGACGACTCGCCGTGTGTGCATTGATCCCATCCCTGGGTTACTGGAACCCTGA
- the trmD gene encoding tRNA (guanosine(37)-N1)-methyltransferase TrmD, with protein MMHFFLLTLFPEFFHSPLSSSMLKKGQERGAVSFELVNIRDFATDKHRVTDDTPYGGGEGMVMKPEPIVAALESLDQGCERPYRILLSPQGRLLNQAHVEELARKAALALVCGRYEGVDARVSHFVDEELSIGDYVLSGGEIAALVVVDAVARLVPGVLGSPASIHCESFANGLLEYPQYTRPQEFRGLRVPEVLLSGDHEAIARWRRQESLRRTWERRPDLLARAQLTAEDREFLRSLGAVIDG; from the coding sequence CTGATGCACTTTTTCCTTCTCACGCTGTTCCCGGAATTCTTTCACTCCCCGCTTTCGAGCTCCATGCTCAAGAAGGGTCAAGAGCGTGGCGCAGTGTCCTTCGAACTCGTGAACATTCGCGACTTTGCTACGGACAAGCACCGGGTGACGGACGACACCCCGTACGGGGGCGGCGAGGGCATGGTGATGAAGCCAGAGCCCATCGTGGCCGCGCTCGAGTCGTTGGACCAAGGGTGCGAACGCCCTTATCGGATCCTGCTGTCTCCGCAGGGGCGTTTGTTGAATCAAGCCCACGTGGAGGAGTTAGCGCGCAAGGCAGCACTGGCGCTGGTGTGCGGTCGCTACGAGGGCGTGGATGCACGGGTGAGCCACTTCGTCGATGAGGAACTTTCCATCGGAGATTATGTGCTTTCGGGTGGCGAAATCGCTGCTTTGGTTGTGGTGGATGCTGTCGCTCGCCTGGTGCCCGGCGTTCTAGGTTCCCCCGCCTCGATCCACTGCGAGTCGTTTGCCAACGGGCTGCTCGAATACCCTCAATACACGCGCCCGCAAGAGTTCCGCGGCTTGCGCGTGCCCGAAGTGCTGCTTTCCGGCGATCATGAGGCCATCGCACGGTGGCGCCGCCAAGAGTCGCTACGGCGCACATGGGAAAGACGCCCCGATTTGCTCGCCCGTGCTCAACTCACCGCCGAAGATCGCGAATTCTTACGATCCCTAGGGGCAGTGATCGATGGCTGA
- a CDS encoding RNA methyltransferase, which produces MADLYLALLHHPMLDKNGQIVATALTNMDIHDIARSALTYGVRRFYVAHPVRALRLLAQKIIDHWQTGYGASYNETRKEALEIVSLETDLDGVLLAIEREGGRRPLVVATSAKRGLGRVSFAELRRRLETDSDPYLLVLGTGWGLAPELIARCDLFLEPIEGVGDYNHLSVRSAAAIMLDRLRGQR; this is translated from the coding sequence ATGGCTGACCTGTACCTAGCCTTACTCCATCACCCAATGCTGGACAAAAATGGTCAGATCGTTGCCACCGCGCTGACCAACATGGACATCCACGATATCGCCCGCAGTGCGCTCACCTACGGGGTGCGGCGTTTTTATGTGGCCCACCCGGTGCGCGCGCTACGCCTGCTGGCACAAAAGATCATCGACCATTGGCAAACCGGCTACGGTGCCAGTTACAACGAAACGCGTAAAGAAGCCCTGGAAATTGTAAGCCTAGAAACCGATTTGGACGGGGTTTTGCTGGCAATCGAGCGAGAAGGTGGGCGCCGACCCCTGGTCGTGGCCACGTCGGCAAAACGAGGACTTGGGCGGGTGAGCTTTGCGGAACTGCGGAGGCGCTTAGAAACCGATTCGGATCCCTACCTGCTCGTGCTCGGTACGGGATGGGGGTTAGCCCCGGAATTGATTGCCCGCTGCGACCTATTTCTCGAACCGATCGAAGGAGTTGGAGATTACAATCATTTGTCGGTGCGCTCTGCAGCGGCGATCATGCTTGACCGATTGCGCGGCCAGCGCTAG
- the rplS gene encoding 50S ribosomal protein L19 gives MNVIDAIEQKQLRSDIPDFRPGDTVRVHCIVAEGDKERIQVFEGVVLRRSRGANRATFTVRKVSYGVGVERTFPLHSPRIEKIEVVSRGKVRRAKLYYLRGRTGKAARIQEIQS, from the coding sequence ATGAACGTGATCGACGCTATCGAGCAAAAGCAGCTACGGTCGGATATTCCAGACTTTCGCCCGGGTGACACGGTGCGCGTACACTGCATCGTGGCGGAAGGGGATAAGGAGCGCATTCAGGTGTTCGAGGGCGTGGTTCTTAGGCGGTCGCGCGGTGCCAACCGGGCTACGTTTACGGTGCGCAAGGTCTCTTACGGGGTCGGCGTGGAGCGAACGTTTCCCCTGCACTCGCCGCGCATCGAAAAGATCGAGGTGGTCAGCCGCGGTAAAGTGCGGCGGGCCAAGCTCTACTATTTGCGCGGGCGCACGGGCAAGGCAGCACGGATTCAGGAAATTCAGTCCTAG
- a CDS encoding alpha/beta fold hydrolase, whose translation MNNTVPAKTAVALTYAGGAPAHLFLHGFTATPDEMRFLAESAAGAGHQALVPLLPGHGASPAALAVTSWQQWYAATEEAARQAGAEGSPVVVVGQSLGGLLALHLAATRARWVAALILLAPALFLRAWWIEKAAAFLPLLARIRPYWPKGESDIADPAARSARVGYDVIPLRAVAELVKLQRVVRGEVKEVAQPTLVVQSELDHTCLWEGVEYLREHLAGPVQILRLQRSFHVVSLDYERAEVAAAMRGFVLAKFPRAGGGT comes from the coding sequence ATGAACAACACGGTTCCTGCCAAGACAGCGGTTGCTTTAACCTATGCGGGCGGCGCGCCCGCGCACCTATTTCTGCATGGGTTTACCGCCACACCGGATGAAATGCGGTTTCTCGCCGAGTCCGCAGCGGGCGCTGGACACCAAGCTCTGGTTCCGCTGTTGCCGGGTCACGGCGCCTCTCCCGCAGCGCTTGCCGTGACCTCATGGCAGCAGTGGTACGCGGCTACCGAAGAGGCGGCCCGGCAAGCCGGGGCAGAAGGGTCGCCGGTGGTCGTGGTCGGGCAGTCGCTCGGGGGACTGCTCGCGTTGCATCTTGCGGCAACGCGCGCACGATGGGTGGCCGCGTTAATCCTGCTCGCACCCGCCCTATTTCTGCGCGCGTGGTGGATCGAAAAGGCCGCAGCCTTCTTGCCACTGCTGGCCCGCATCCGCCCATATTGGCCCAAAGGAGAAAGCGACATTGCCGATCCCGCAGCACGGAGTGCGCGGGTCGGTTATGACGTGATTCCACTGCGTGCCGTGGCCGAACTCGTCAAGCTTCAGAGGGTCGTGCGCGGCGAGGTGAAGGAAGTGGCGCAGCCCACGTTGGTTGTGCAATCCGAACTCGACCACACCTGCCTGTGGGAAGGGGTGGAATACCTGCGCGAGCACCTAGCCGGTCCGGTACAAATACTGCGGCTACAGAGAAGTTTTCACGTGGTCAGTCTCGACTACGAGCGAGCCGAAGTTGCCGCTGCGATGCGAGGTTTCGTGCTCGCCAAGTTCCCGCGGGCTGGCGGTGGAACGTGA
- a CDS encoding SurA N-terminal domain-containing protein produces the protein MLKFIRRNASATWVKVLFGVLAAVFIYWGVGFGLRGTSRYTAVARVNGKPITDKDLQRGEENLRNFYRTLYGDQFRPELLQGIDIRSQALDRLIRTELMVQEAQRLGLQATDAEVREFIAKMDSFQRDGRFDRDFYIRVLRANRLTPAEFEDNVRRDILVNKLQDIVLAGVQASEDDLKRRFRYEQEKVRLAFVEFDAAKLSDEITVSKEEVAQFYEQHRESFREPERVRVEFIAYEENAFKPRAEVSDEQIRAYYESHESEFQRPERVHARHILFRVEPNATAEQKEAIRKRAAEVLEKARKGEDFAELARTYSEDPGSGPQGGDLGFFPRGQMVPAFDAVAFSLPPGTISDLVQTNFGFHIVKVEEKQEASTQPLDEVRETIRTKLQNTKARELAQQQANSDRTRAANGEPLEAIAKASGLTLRTPAPFAEHDTIEGLGSNHPLSRAAFQVNAGEIGPVVNAPGEFVVFKVLERIPSKIPDLAEIEDKVAEKSKLAKARQLARQKAESFLEEAKKSNLRSVAEAQRVEVEETPAFGRDGAFIPRIGDSQELKQAAFDLTPEAPLVPRAFPVGDSFVVAALLDRVEPTDEEFAARKDQLAQQTMAQRRAYVLEEFVNSLQAKAKIELSPIQVAAAPGATRR, from the coding sequence ATGTTGAAGTTTATCCGGCGCAATGCCTCCGCCACCTGGGTCAAGGTTTTGTTCGGCGTTTTGGCTGCGGTGTTCATCTACTGGGGCGTTGGTTTTGGGCTGCGCGGCACCAGCCGCTACACCGCAGTGGCCCGCGTGAACGGGAAGCCGATTACGGACAAAGACTTGCAGCGTGGCGAGGAAAACCTGCGGAATTTTTATCGCACCCTGTACGGCGACCAATTCCGTCCTGAGTTGTTGCAAGGGATCGACATCCGCTCCCAGGCGTTGGACCGCCTGATTCGCACAGAGCTCATGGTCCAAGAGGCGCAGCGCCTGGGACTTCAGGCGACCGACGCCGAGGTGCGCGAATTTATCGCCAAGATGGATTCCTTCCAGCGCGACGGCCGTTTTGACCGTGACTTTTACATCCGGGTTCTGCGGGCCAATCGCCTCACGCCAGCGGAATTCGAGGACAATGTCCGGCGCGACATCCTGGTAAACAAATTACAGGATATTGTGCTTGCCGGAGTGCAAGCGAGCGAGGACGATCTCAAGCGTCGTTTCCGGTACGAGCAAGAGAAAGTCCGCTTGGCTTTTGTCGAGTTCGACGCCGCCAAGCTATCGGATGAGATTACGGTATCGAAGGAGGAAGTCGCTCAATTCTACGAGCAGCATCGGGAATCATTCCGTGAGCCCGAGCGGGTGCGTGTGGAATTCATTGCCTACGAGGAGAACGCTTTCAAACCCCGCGCGGAAGTGAGCGACGAGCAAATTCGCGCCTACTACGAAAGTCATGAGAGCGAATTTCAGCGGCCGGAGCGTGTACACGCCCGGCACATTTTGTTCCGCGTCGAGCCCAATGCCACGGCGGAGCAAAAGGAAGCGATCCGCAAGCGGGCTGCGGAGGTATTGGAGAAGGCGCGCAAGGGAGAAGACTTTGCGGAGCTCGCGAGAACGTATTCGGAAGATCCTGGCAGTGGCCCGCAGGGCGGTGACCTTGGATTTTTCCCACGTGGTCAAATGGTGCCCGCCTTCGATGCCGTGGCATTTTCCCTGCCGCCCGGAACCATTAGCGACTTGGTGCAAACCAACTTCGGCTTCCACATCGTCAAGGTCGAGGAGAAGCAGGAAGCGAGCACGCAACCTCTCGATGAGGTGCGCGAGACCATCCGCACCAAGTTGCAAAACACCAAAGCGCGCGAGCTGGCACAGCAGCAAGCGAACAGCGATCGCACGCGTGCGGCTAATGGAGAGCCACTCGAAGCCATTGCCAAGGCCAGCGGCCTCACCCTTCGCACTCCCGCTCCGTTTGCCGAGCACGACACCATCGAGGGTCTCGGGAGCAATCACCCGTTGTCGCGCGCGGCCTTCCAAGTGAACGCAGGAGAAATTGGGCCCGTGGTCAACGCCCCCGGGGAGTTTGTGGTGTTCAAGGTTCTCGAGCGCATTCCGTCGAAGATTCCCGATCTTGCGGAGATCGAGGACAAGGTGGCCGAGAAATCCAAACTGGCGAAAGCACGTCAGCTCGCGCGACAAAAGGCAGAAAGCTTCTTGGAGGAAGCTAAGAAGTCGAACCTGCGGTCGGTTGCGGAGGCACAGCGCGTCGAAGTCGAAGAAACTCCCGCGTTTGGGCGGGACGGAGCCTTCATCCCGCGAATTGGGGACAGTCAGGAACTCAAGCAAGCGGCATTCGATCTCACTCCCGAGGCTCCGTTGGTTCCCCGTGCATTCCCCGTAGGAGACAGCTTTGTCGTTGCGGCTTTACTCGATCGGGTTGAACCGACCGACGAAGAGTTTGCCGCGCGTAAGGACCAGCTCGCCCAGCAAACCATGGCCCAGAGGCGCGCCTACGTGCTGGAAGAGTTCGTGAATTCCTTGCAAGCCAAGGCCAAGATCGAGCTCAGCCCAATTCAAGTTGCGGCGGCACCCGGAGCCACACGCCGCTAA
- a CDS encoding BolA family transcriptional regulator — protein MPERLRKALITELKPTHLWIEDESAQHAGHPGDRGGSSHYFVRIVSPEFEGKSLVERHRMVYGAIGGRIGRDLHALRLQAATPEEWHSAATVSEPCTCLICNNGGARPPSSEP, from the coding sequence ATGCCCGAGCGTTTGCGCAAGGCTCTGATCACCGAGCTAAAACCCACGCACCTGTGGATCGAGGATGAAAGTGCTCAGCACGCCGGCCACCCCGGGGATCGCGGGGGCAGCAGCCACTACTTCGTTCGCATCGTCTCGCCCGAATTCGAGGGAAAGTCCTTAGTCGAGCGTCATCGCATGGTTTACGGGGCGATCGGCGGTCGCATTGGTCGCGACTTGCATGCCTTGCGCTTGCAAGCTGCAACACCCGAGGAATGGCACTCCGCCGCCACGGTATCCGAGCCGTGCACGTGCTTGATCTGCAACAATGGCGGGGCACGGCCACCCTCCTCCGAGCCTTGA
- a CDS encoding response regulator, which yields MESGRLVDLLWVEDDAADRELILELARSQLGGLAILALTDGHEALAWLRGRRREELPRVVVLDLHLPGLNGLRVLEHIRANPHTAALPVVIFTSSANPVQVGACYQAGANSYVVKPSNWEQYLRCFVQLATYWTRQNACYPPCFSE from the coding sequence ATGGAGTCCGGGAGATTGGTGGATTTGTTGTGGGTCGAGGATGATGCGGCCGACCGGGAGTTGATCCTGGAACTGGCGCGGTCCCAATTGGGAGGCCTCGCTATTCTCGCTCTTACTGACGGCCATGAGGCACTCGCTTGGCTGCGCGGACGCCGCCGAGAGGAACTTCCCCGCGTCGTTGTGTTGGACCTTCATTTGCCTGGTCTCAACGGCCTCCGAGTGTTGGAGCACATCCGTGCCAACCCGCACACAGCGGCGCTGCCCGTGGTCATATTCACTTCGTCAGCGAATCCGGTTCAGGTCGGGGCGTGCTACCAGGCCGGGGCGAACAGCTACGTGGTGAAGCCGAGCAATTGGGAACAGTATCTGCGCTGCTTTGTCCAACTGGCCACTTACTGGACGAGGCAAAACGCGTGTTACCCTCCCTGCTTCTCCGAATGA
- a CDS encoding alpha-galactosidase, whose translation MRYEVRNGRWFFYSAEGAVRLEGLRPSVRYEIRGQPFSYRPLLHQGGNGVVRAASEQHGLSLEFTVRTEELFLVLYPRISNRGNETVHLQSVAPLWLPDFGEVCIGESARSWSVFRNGYQSWTGTRSFRAHEADPDPFSGLLKIGLIDIARPSTGTPGHFRSDVFTAIANLHSGEVLVVGFLDARFTFADIELAIVGERCGRWAATVHYESKPLPAGATVSVPPLALAVVPDAYSGLAAYAQRSGQHMGARVSERSPVGWCSWYEYFTEIDEGAIRDNIDAARNLRGVVTFDYLQVDDGYQATIGDWLLPNAKFPHGMARLANEIRSAGFAAGIWLAPFIAKRESRLFAEHPEWFVRNDDQRPRFALWNPMWGRTPCYALDTTHPAALEWIASVIDTLVRKWNFTVLKLDFLYAAALPGQRSDAGATRAEALRRGLETIRAAAGDNAFLIGCGCPLGPAVGIVDAMRIGPDVAPYWSNFLSRVPLRDLHGVATKHAVRNTLTRAFLHRRWWLNDPDCLMVRAQRTRLTEEEFRTLATAIVLTDGMLVLSDRLSHLTQRELERLRLILELQGDDRYQASLPNLMAADPPNILIARASDQFALALFNFDDLPSTRQATLSQWFAHGSKLAHAFEHWTGQVIELHNGGVTLPSVPPHGVRVLTLPAG comes from the coding sequence ATGCGGTACGAGGTTCGAAACGGGCGATGGTTCTTCTACAGCGCGGAAGGTGCAGTGCGCCTCGAGGGCTTGCGGCCAAGTGTGCGCTACGAAATCAGGGGCCAGCCGTTTTCCTATCGTCCCTTGCTCCACCAGGGCGGCAACGGTGTGGTTCGCGCGGCCAGCGAGCAGCACGGTCTTTCCCTCGAGTTCACCGTGCGCACGGAGGAACTTTTCTTGGTGCTCTACCCGCGAATTTCGAACCGGGGCAACGAGACGGTCCACCTGCAGTCAGTCGCGCCCTTGTGGCTGCCAGACTTTGGCGAGGTTTGCATCGGGGAATCGGCCCGAAGCTGGAGTGTGTTTCGCAATGGCTATCAGTCCTGGACGGGCACAAGGAGTTTTCGTGCCCACGAAGCCGATCCGGATCCGTTTTCCGGATTGTTGAAGATCGGGCTCATCGACATCGCCCGTCCCTCCACGGGTACCCCGGGCCACTTCCGGTCCGACGTATTCACCGCCATTGCGAACCTGCACAGCGGCGAGGTTTTGGTTGTTGGCTTTCTCGATGCCCGTTTTACCTTTGCCGATATCGAGCTTGCCATCGTTGGAGAGCGCTGTGGCCGTTGGGCCGCCACCGTGCACTATGAGAGTAAGCCGCTGCCGGCCGGCGCTACCGTTTCCGTGCCGCCGCTGGCGCTTGCCGTGGTGCCGGATGCGTACAGTGGGCTCGCTGCCTACGCCCAAAGAAGCGGGCAACATATGGGCGCGCGTGTAAGCGAGCGTAGCCCCGTGGGGTGGTGTTCTTGGTACGAATACTTCACTGAGATCGACGAAGGTGCGATTCGCGACAACATCGACGCGGCGCGCAACCTCCGGGGGGTTGTGACGTTCGACTACCTCCAGGTCGACGACGGGTACCAAGCCACCATTGGCGACTGGTTGCTGCCAAACGCAAAGTTCCCCCACGGCATGGCACGTTTGGCCAACGAAATCCGATCGGCCGGTTTTGCGGCTGGCATTTGGCTCGCGCCGTTCATTGCCAAACGCGAGTCTCGGTTGTTTGCCGAACATCCAGAGTGGTTTGTCCGCAACGACGACCAGAGACCCCGCTTTGCCCTCTGGAACCCCATGTGGGGCCGCACGCCTTGCTACGCGCTCGACACAACACATCCGGCTGCGCTCGAGTGGATCGCCTCCGTCATCGACACCCTGGTGCGCAAGTGGAACTTCACCGTCCTCAAGCTCGACTTCCTCTACGCAGCCGCACTGCCCGGGCAACGGTCCGATGCCGGTGCCACGCGCGCAGAAGCGCTTCGGCGAGGTTTGGAGACGATCCGCGCGGCTGCCGGCGACAATGCCTTCCTGATCGGATGCGGGTGCCCGTTGGGTCCGGCCGTGGGCATCGTGGATGCGATGCGGATTGGCCCCGACGTCGCCCCCTACTGGAGCAATTTCCTCAGTCGTGTTCCGCTCCGCGATCTTCACGGCGTCGCCACCAAGCACGCGGTACGGAACACCCTCACGCGTGCCTTCCTGCATCGCCGTTGGTGGCTGAACGATCCCGACTGTTTGATGGTGCGCGCGCAGCGGACCCGGCTGACCGAAGAAGAGTTTCGTACGCTTGCCACTGCCATCGTGTTAACCGACGGGATGCTCGTTCTGAGTGATCGCCTCTCGCACCTTACCCAGCGAGAGCTGGAGCGGTTGCGGCTAATCCTCGAGCTCCAGGGAGACGATCGCTACCAAGCGAGCCTGCCAAATCTCATGGCGGCCGATCCACCGAACATCTTGATTGCCCGAGCATCCGACCAATTTGCTCTCGCCCTGTTCAATTTCGACGACTTGCCTTCCACCCGACAGGCAACGCTTTCTCAGTGGTTCGCCCACGGGAGTAAACTCGCGCACGCCTTCGAGCACTGGACTGGGCAAGTAATCGAACTGCACAACGGGGGAGTCACACTCCCCTCCGTGCCGCCCCACGGGGTCCGGGTGCTCACCTTACCGGCCGGGTGA
- a CDS encoding mechanosensitive ion channel family protein, with the protein MKQRWFTTRGWLVACALLATIGGRPQSVLAQVTETPLGMAPPPTPTSAGPVDDYGRGTPRSTVRGFLEACGARDYARAAQFLDLRRIRTAEREEVGPQLARQLCVVIDRTVWLDPEQVSDSPEGDRDDGLPARRESIAVIPSAEKPTRVYLERGPREDGALIWRVAPDTVARIPALYQEFGYGPLETYLPKPFFELQFLGVRLWQWIGFAILAVVAWLLAWVLTRISVRVGRAIVSQSWVPLSEDAVIVMRAPLHGLFTFAIFRSELPLLALSVRAAHAVQSLTSAGMILLTAWLLMRSVDVAARAIEERAANRQAVVSLLPLGRRATKVFLAILTLLVALQNLGFNVTSVLAGLGIGGLAVALAGQKTLEHFFGGITLVADQPVRVGEFCRFGDKLGVVEDIGLRSTRIRTLDRTVLSVPNGEFASMQIENFSRRDRIRLTANLGLRYETTPDQLRYVLVEIKKLLIAHPKVSPDPARVRFVGFGPYSLDLEILAYIETTEHDEFLAVREDLFLRIMDIVAESGTSFAFPSQTVYCGQDSGLDAARRAQAEAQVRAWREEHRLWLPYPPEEEVAALRGTLAYPPPGSALS; encoded by the coding sequence ATGAAGCAGCGTTGGTTCACGACTCGCGGCTGGTTAGTGGCGTGTGCTCTCCTGGCCACGATCGGCGGGCGGCCACAGTCCGTACTCGCGCAAGTAACCGAGACGCCGCTTGGCATGGCTCCTCCGCCGACGCCGACGAGTGCCGGGCCCGTCGACGACTACGGGCGGGGCACGCCGCGTTCTACGGTGCGCGGGTTCCTCGAGGCGTGCGGCGCGCGCGACTACGCGCGGGCAGCGCAGTTCCTCGATTTGCGCCGAATCCGCACGGCCGAGCGGGAAGAGGTGGGGCCCCAACTTGCCCGGCAGTTATGCGTCGTCATCGACCGCACGGTATGGCTCGACCCTGAGCAAGTGAGCGATTCTCCCGAGGGCGACCGGGACGACGGCTTGCCTGCGCGGCGCGAGAGCATTGCCGTCATCCCCTCCGCCGAAAAGCCAACCCGTGTTTACCTCGAGCGGGGGCCACGCGAGGACGGAGCTCTCATTTGGCGGGTGGCGCCCGACACGGTTGCTCGCATTCCGGCCTTGTACCAGGAATTCGGTTACGGCCCGCTGGAAACCTACCTGCCCAAGCCATTTTTCGAGTTGCAATTCCTCGGCGTACGCCTCTGGCAGTGGATCGGTTTTGCCATACTCGCCGTCGTCGCCTGGCTCCTCGCTTGGGTGCTCACCCGCATCAGTGTGCGGGTCGGACGAGCAATTGTGTCGCAGTCTTGGGTGCCGTTGAGCGAAGACGCAGTCATCGTCATGCGCGCACCGTTACACGGGCTGTTCACTTTCGCCATCTTCCGCAGCGAGCTTCCGTTGCTAGCGTTGTCGGTGCGTGCTGCGCATGCGGTGCAGTCGCTCACCAGCGCCGGCATGATCCTGCTGACGGCCTGGCTGCTCATGCGCTCGGTCGACGTTGCGGCGCGCGCCATCGAGGAGCGCGCTGCGAATCGGCAAGCAGTGGTTTCGCTTCTCCCGCTTGGCCGGCGTGCCACCAAGGTATTCTTGGCCATCCTCACCTTGCTCGTGGCGTTACAGAACCTCGGCTTCAACGTCACGAGCGTGCTCGCCGGTCTCGGGATCGGCGGCTTGGCGGTGGCACTCGCCGGGCAGAAAACGCTGGAACACTTCTTCGGCGGCATCACCTTGGTTGCCGATCAACCCGTGCGCGTGGGCGAGTTTTGCCGCTTTGGCGACAAGCTTGGAGTCGTAGAAGACATCGGCCTGCGCTCCACCCGCATCCGCACCTTGGATCGAACGGTGCTCTCGGTCCCCAACGGCGAGTTCGCCTCGATGCAAATTGAAAACTTCAGCCGGCGCGACCGCATTCGGCTCACGGCGAATCTGGGTTTGCGTTATGAAACCACCCCCGACCAACTCCGTTACGTGCTCGTGGAAATCAAGAAGCTTTTGATTGCCCACCCCAAAGTGTCTCCCGATCCCGCACGCGTGCGCTTTGTTGGCTTTGGCCCGTATTCGCTCGATCTGGAGATCCTCGCCTATATCGAAACGACCGAACACGACGAGTTCCTCGCGGTGCGCGAGGACTTATTCTTGCGCATCATGGACATCGTTGCCGAAAGCGGCACGAGCTTCGCCTTCCCCTCGCAAACCGTTTACTGCGGGCAAGACTCGGGCTTGGACGCTGCCCGCCGGGCACAAGCCGAAGCGCAAGTGCGTGCGTGGCGAGAAGAACATCGACTCTGGCTGCCCTACCCTCCCGAGGAGGAGGTTGCTGCCTTACGAGGAACGCTCGCGTATCCGCCACCGGGTTCCGCACTGTCTTGA
- the metG gene encoding methionine--tRNA ligase subunit beta, with product MLTIEEFSKVELRVGTVLAAENHPNADRLLVLRVDLGSEVRQIVAGIRAHYRPEELVGRQIVVVANLQPATLRGVESQGMLLAASDEDGNLAILTPDRPVRPGARVR from the coding sequence ATGTTGACGATCGAGGAGTTCAGCAAAGTTGAGCTGCGCGTGGGCACGGTGCTTGCCGCCGAAAACCACCCCAATGCCGATCGGCTTTTGGTCTTGCGCGTGGACCTTGGGAGCGAGGTGCGGCAAATTGTGGCTGGCATTCGCGCGCACTACCGGCCGGAGGAGCTGGTTGGCCGGCAAATCGTCGTGGTTGCGAACTTGCAACCCGCAACCTTGCGCGGAGTCGAAAGCCAGGGAATGCTGCTCGCGGCCAGCGACGAAGACGGGAACCTTGCTATCCTCACACCCGACCGTCCGGTACGCCCAGGCGCGCGCGTAAGATAG